The window GCCGGCGAGGTCCAGACGCCCCTGACCGGCCACCCGGCGGCGCTGCTCCACATCGGCGACCTGGTGTGGTTCCGGCACGCGAAGTCGGGCGAGCTCTTCGAGCACGTGCGCGACGTGCACCTGGTGAGCGGCGAGGCGGTGACCGGCGTCGTGCCGTCCTACCGCGGCCACGACCTCGCGTTCTGAGGCCCTGGTGCTGCTCGGCTCCGAGGTCGCGCGAGACGCCGCCGGCCGCGTGCTCGCCGCGCCGCCGACCCTGGGCGCCGGCAGGCTGGTCTGCATCGACGGGCCGACCGGGTCGGGGAAGACCACGCTGGCCGACGCGCTCGCGCAGGTCGTACCGGGGACGACGCTCGTGCACACCGACGACCTCCTTCACGGCTGGCGGGGCCTCGCGGGCCTCGCGGCCAGCGTCGAGTCGCTGCTGACGCCACTGGGCGCGGGTGATGCCGGCCGGTGGACGCGGTGGGACTGGCACGCGAGCGCCTGGGCCGAGACGAACGTCGTCGAGCCGGGCGGGTTGCTGGTGCTGGAGGGCGTGGGCTGCTGGTCTCCGGCCATCGCCGACCTCGTGGGCCTGCTGGTGTGGGTGGAGGCCGACAGCGACGTCCGGCTCGAGCGGGGCGTCGCGCGCGACGGTGAGGCCATGCGCGAGCACCTGGTCAGGTGGCGGGTCGACGAGACGGCGCTGCACGCCCGGCTCCGCACCCGCGAGCACGCCGACCTCGTCGTGTCGACCGACTGACCCGGACCGGCCGCGCCCTAGGGTGGCGAGCATGGTGCATCCCAGCGGTGAGCAGTACGAGATCGCGGCGGCCGGCTACACGGCTGTCGTCACCGAGAGCGGCGCCGCCCTCCGCGCCCTGGCGCGCGACGGCCGCGACCTGGTGCACGGCTTCGCCGAGGACGCGATGTCGGGCGGCGGTCGCGGCCAGCTGCTGATGCCGTGGCCCAACCGGATCCGCGACGGGCGCTACTCCTTCGGCGGTCGCGACCTCCAGCTAGGCCTGACCGACCCCGGCCACGGCAACGCCTCCCACGGGCTCGCTCGCTGGGCCGCCTGGACCCTCGAGGAGCAGACGAGCACGTCGGTCTCGCTCGTCTACCGCGTGATGGCGCAGACCGGTTACCCATGGACGCTGGACCTGCACGTGCTCTACGACCTCTCGGCCGACGGGCTCGTCGTCACGCAGACGGCGACCAACCTCGCGCCCGAGCCGGCGCCGTACGCCAGCGGGGCGCACCCGTACCTCTGCGTGGGGGATGCGATCGAGGACCTCGAGCTGCACGTGCCGGCCCGCACCCGCCTGCTGGTGGACGAGCGCCAGCTCCCGACCGGCATCGAGCCGGTCTCGGGCGACACGGACTTCACCACCCCCCGCCGGATCGGCGACCTCGAGCTCGACCACGGCTTCGGCGGTCTCGAGCACGCGGACGGCCGGGCCACGGTCACGCTGCGCGACCCGGCCACTGGTGACGGCGTCGCCCTCTGGGTGGACGCGCAGCACCACTGGCTGCAGCTCTACACCGCGCCCACCGCGGGTGCTCGCCCCGCGATCGCGGTCGAGCCGATGACCGCCCCCGCCGACGCGTTCAACTCGGGCACGCACCTCGTCACGCTCGCACCCGCCGGTGCCGGCGGTGACGAGCTGTCGGTGTCGTGGGGCATCCACGCCCTCTGAGGGGTCAGCGTCCGCCCGACGACTGCCGGTCGATGAGCGCCCGCAGCTCGCGCACACCGTCGCGGGCGCCGCGCCCGTCGCTGCCCTGGAGCGCCATGGCGGAGATCTCCGTGCCGTCGGCGAGGTCGAGGGTCGCCCACGGGGCGCCGGCCGGGAAGTGGACGGCGACGACCTCCGCCCATTCCAGCCTGCGGGTGCGGAAGCCGTTGACGACGACCAGCGAGTCCCGGTCCGCGGTGACGCGGGCGCGGGCGAGGGCCCAGCCGCACGTGGCCAGCCCGGCACCCATGGCCAGCACGGTGAAGCGCTGGAGCCACGAGAACCGGTCGCGCACGGACTCGTCGAAGCCGTACCAGCAGGCCACGCACACGACGAGGAGCATCACGCCGAAGCCGATGACGGCGTAGCGCACGCCCGCCGGCCGCCACGTGCGAGGCAGTCCCACCTCAGAGGCGGCAGGCATGGATGTCCGTCAGCAGGATGGCGCGCGCCCCGATCGAGTAGAGGTCGTCCATCAGCCGCTGGGAGTTGGCCCGGGGCACCATGACGCGGACCGCGACCCAGCCGGCCTTGCCGAGCGGGGAGATCGTCGGGCCCTCGCGCCCCGGGGCGAGCTCGGTCGCCTCGGGCAGGTGGGTCTCCTCGATGTCGTAGTCCATCATCACGTAGCTGCGGGCGACCAGGACGCCCTCGACCCGGCGGCGGAAGATGTCGAAGTCGGCCGCGACGTCGCCACCACGCGTGATGAGCACCGCCTGCGAGTCGAGGATGACGTCCCCGAAGGTGGCCAGGCCCGCCGCGCGCAGCGTGGAGCCGGTCTCCACGACGTCGGCGATGACGTCGGCGACGCCGAGCTGGATGCTCGTCTCGACGGCCCCGTCGAGGCGGGTGACGGTCGCGTCGATCCCGTGGCGGAAGAGGAAGTCCTCCACCACACCGACGTACGACGTCGCGATGCGCAGGCCGCGGAGGTCCTCCACTGAGGAGTAGCGGCCGGCGGGACCGGCGAAGTGGAAGCGCGAGCGGCCGAAGCCGAGGTTCATCACCTCGTCGGCCTTGGCACCGGAGTCGAGCAGCAGGTCGCGCCCGGTGATGCCGACGTCGAGCGTGCCCTCACCGACGTAGAGCGCTATGTCGCGCGGGCGCAGGTAGAAGAACTCGACGTCGTTGTCGTGGTCGACGAGCGCGAGCTCCTTGGAGTCGGTGCGCTGGCGGTAGCCCGACTCACGCAGGATGTCGGTGGCGGCCTGGGAGAGCGCGCCCTTGTTGGGCACGGCGATGCGGAGGGTCATGCGGTCACCTCACAGGTGGGCGTAGACGTCGTCGAGGGTCAGTCCGGAGGCGATCATCAGCACCTGGGCGTGGTAGAGCAGCTGGCTGATCTCCAGCGCGGTCGCGTCCTTGCCCTCGTGCTCGGCGGCCATCCAGGACTCGGCGGCCTCCTCCAGGAGCTTCTTGCCGATGGCATGGACGCCGGCGTCGAGCTGCTGGACGGTGCCGGAGCCCTCGGGGCGCTCCACGGCCTTGGTGGACAGCTCTGCCCACAGGTCCTCGAACGTCTTCACAGGCGCCAGCCTACGGCGCTCGCGGCTCCGGGTCGGCGCCGGTCCCGTGCGCGGACCACCCCGAGGAGGGGTGGCACTGTCGGTCCGGCGGAGTACGGTCGCCACATGACTGAATCGAACATCCATTCGGACGACGCGACACCCGACCCCACCCAGGAGACCCTCGGCGGCCCCCAGGGCGACAGCACCCGGAAGGACCCCGAGGAGTGGGTCACCGGCGACGAGCCGATGACCGGCGCGCAGCGCAGCTACCTCGACACGCTCGCCCGCGAGAACGGCGAGGAGATCCCCGCCGACCTCACCAAGGCGCAGGCGTCCGAGCACATCGACCGCCTCCAGGCGGGCAGCGACCGCACGAGCTGAGACCCGCTCAGCCGGGGAGTCGACCCCGGATGACCCGGGCGGTGTCGAGGGCGGCGGCAGTGGCCTCAAAGCCCTTGTCCTCGGCCGACCCCTCCAGGCCGGCGCGGTCGAGCGCCTGCTCCTCGGTGTCGCAGGTGAGGACGCCGAAGCCGACCGGCATCGCGTGCTCGACGCTGACCTGGGTCAGCCCGACGGTGGCCGCCGAGCAGACGTAGTCGAAGTGCGGCGTGCCGCCGCGGATGACGACGCCGAGCGCCACCACGGCGTCGTACCCGTTCCGGGCGAGGGCAGCCGCGACGACGGGGAGCTCGAAGGTCCCCGGCACCCGGATCACCTCCGGCTCGGCGATGCCGTACGCCGCCAGCGCGCGCTCGGCGCCCGCGACGAGACCGTCCATCACCTGGGTGTGCCAGGTCGCGGCGACGACGGCCACTCGCAGGGCGCTCGCGTCGAAGGGCTGGGACGTGGGTGCTCCGGCGCCGCTCACGAGGCTCCTCCGTTGGTCAGGCCGGGCAGGTCGTGGCCCATCCGGTCGCGCTTGGTCTGCAGGTAGGCGAGGTTGTGGTCGTTGGGGTGCGGCGTGAGCGGGACCCGCTCGGTGACCGTGATCCCGAAGTCCTCGAGGCTGGCGGTCTTGTCGGGGTTGTTCGTCATCAGCCGCACCGACGAGATGCCGAGGTCGCGCAGGACCTGCGTCGCGGTGCCGTAGTGGCGCGCGTCGGCGGGCAGGCCGAGGTCCAGGTTGGCGTCCACGGTGTCGCGCCCGCCGTCCTGGAGCTCGTAGGCCTGGAGCTTGGCGACGAGGCCGATGCCGCGGCCCTCGTGGCCCCGCAGGTAGACCACCACTCCCCTGCCCTCCTCGACGACCGCGCGCAGCGCCTCGTCGAGCTGCGGTCCGCAGTCGCAGCGCTCGCTGCCGAAGACGTCTCCGGTGAGGCACTCGCTGTGCACGCGGGTCAGCACGGGCGCGTCGCCGCTGATGTCGCCGTGGACGAGGGCGACGTGCTCGCTGCCGTCGATCGTGATCCGGTAGCCGTAGGCGGTGAACTCGCCGTGCTTCGTGGGCAGCCTGGTCTCGGCGACGCGCTCGACGTGGCGCTCGTGGCGGCGGCGGTGGCGGACGAGGTCCTCGATGGAGATCATCGCGAGGCCGTGCTCGTCGGCGAAGGCGCGCAGCTCGGGGGCCCGCTTCATCGTGCCGTCGTCGTTGACGACCTCGACCAAGACGCCGGCCGGCGTCAGCCCGGCCAGCATGGCCAGGTCGACGGCCGCCTCGGTGTGCCCACGACGTACGAGCACACCGCCGTCGCGGTAGCGGAGCGGGAAGACGTGGCCGGGCCGGGTGAGCTCCCACGGCTCGGTCGCCGAGTCGGCGAGCGTCCGGGCGGTGTGGGCGCGGTCGGCCGCGCTGATGCCGGTGCTGACACCGTCGCGGGCGTCGACGGAGATCGTGTACGCCGTGCGCAGCTTGTCCTTGTTGTGCGGCGTCATCAGCGGGATCTCGAGCCGGTCGAGCATCTCGGCCGGCATCGGCACGCAGATCACGCCCGAGGAGTGCCGGATGGTGAAGGCCATCAGCTCGGGCGTCGCCCTGGCTGCGGCGAAGATGATGTCGCCCTCGTTCTCGCGGTCCTCGTCGTCGACGACCACGACGGCCTTGCCGGCGGCGATGTCGGCGATGGCACGCTCGACGGAGTCCAGCCGGACGCTGCTCCCGGTGTCGCTCATGCGGGGATCGCCTCCTGCTCGTCGACGGTGGACGTGTCGACGACCGTGCGGGCGTCGCGCAGCCAGACCACGAAGCCGATGACGACGAAGACGGCGTAGAAGAGGTACATGCCCGCCGTCGGGTAGTAGCCCGCCTGGATCAGCGTGGTCACGCCGACGACGTCGACCAGGACCCAGACCAGCCAGAACTCCACCCAGCCGCGCGCCATGCCGTAGGTCGCCAGCATCGAGCCCGCGAGGATCCACGCCTCGGTCGTCGGGCCCCAGGAGCCGAGCACCTGCGTCAGCACGACGTACGCCACGGCGTAGCCGACGACGCCGAGACCGACGAGCTGCAGCCGCTCGGTGCGCGTCGCCCAGCGGGGTGCGATCGCGCCACCGTCGGAGGCACCGCCGGCCCTTTTGACCTGCGACCAGCGCCACCAGCCGTAGACCGACACCACGGCGAAGAAGACCTGGCGGCCGGCCTGGCCCCACAGCGGCTCGTCGATGTGGCCGGACAGCTCACCGGTGGCGAAGACGGTGAAGAGCAGGACGTTGCCGACCAGGCCGATCGGCCAGGCCCACACGAAGCGCTTCATGCCGAGGATGGCGCTCGCGAGGCCGAAGAGGTTGCCGATGACCTCGCGGACACCGAGGGCACCACCCGGCACCGGGATGGTGCCGTGGACGAGCCATTCGAGGAGGGCTTGCATCAGGATTCCTTGCTGTTCTGGGATGTCGGGGCGGGGACGTAGCCGCCGAGGAGCTTCTCGACGTGCTTGGCGATGACGTCGGCCTCGAGGTTGACCAGGTCGCCGACTCGGCGGCTGCCGAGCGTCGTGCGGGCGAGGGTCTCGGGGATGAGGCTGACGGTGAAGCTGGCGGCACGGGCCTCGACGACGGTCAGGCTGACCCCGTCGACGGTGATCGATCCCTTGTCGACGAGGTAGCGCTCGAGGTGGTCGGGCAGCGAGACCTCGACGACGTCCCAGTGCTCGCTCGGCGAGCGGGAGATGATCTCGCCGACGCCGTCGACGTGGCCCTGGACGATGTGGCCGCCGAGGCGCTTGTCCACGGTGACCGCGCGCTCGAGGTTGACCCGGTCACCGGGTACGACGCCGCGCAGGGAGGTCTTGTCGAGCGTCTCCTGCATGAGGTCGGCGGTCCACCTCCCCTCGCCCAGCTCGGCCACGGTGAGGCAGCAGCCGTTGACGGAGATCGAGTCGCCCAGCCCGGTGCCCTCGAGCACCGTGCCTGCCTCGACGGTGAGCCGGACGGCGTCACCCTGGTCGGTGACCTCGGCGATGGTGCCGAGCTCCTCGACGATCCCGGTGAACATTAGGCACTCCTCCTCTGGGGGATCGGCGGCCTCATGGTGAGCCGCACGTTGGTGTCCTCGCCGTCGTGTCCCTGGAGCACGGCCACGTCGCTGACGTGGAGGTGCAGGGCGTCGGCGATCGTCGCGATGCCGAGGTCGGCGACGGCGTTGCGGCCCGCGCCGAGCAGCATCGGGGCGACGTAGGTGACGACCTCGTCGACGAGGCCCGCGGCGAGGAACGCCCGGGCCAGGGTCGGCCCGCCCTCGAGGAAGACGTGCTGGCGGCCGAGCCCGTGGAGCCGGGCCAGCGCCTCCTCGGGGTCGCGGGTGCGGAGGTGCACGGTCTCGGCGCGCGCGTCGAGGATCCGGCGGCCGGGGTCGAGGTCGCGCAGGCCCATCACCGCGCGGAGCGGCTGGATCGCGACCGGCTCGTCGACCTCGTCGCGGACGGTGAGCTCGGGGTCGTCGACCTCGACGGTGCCCGTGCCGACGAGCATCGTGTCGCAGAGCCCGCGGAGCCGGTGGGTGTCGAGGCGCGCGGCGCGGCTGGAGACCCAGCGGCTGGTGCCGTCGGCGGCGGCGCTGCGCCCGTCGAGCGTCGTCGCGAACTTCCAGGTGACGAAGGGGCGCCGGTGGACGATCGCGAAGGTCCACGCGCGGTTGATCGCCTGCGCGTCCTCGACCTGCTCGCCGCCGACGACCTCCACGCCTGCCTCACGCAGCCGCCCCGCGCCGCCGACGGCGACCGGGTTGGCGTCGGGCTGGGCGAAGACGACGCGGCGGACGCCGGCAGCGACCAGCGCCTCGCTGCAGGGACCGGTGCGGCCGGTGTGGTTGCACGGCTCGAGCGTCACGACGGCCGTCGCTCCGCGGGCCGCGTCGCCCGCCTCGGCGAGCGCGGCGGCCTCGGCGTGGGGCGTGCCCGCGCCGCGGTGGAAGCCCTCGGCGATCGTCGTACCGTCCGGGGCGAGGAGCACGCAGCCGACGCGCGGGTTGGGGCCGAGGGGTACGCCGGGGGTGACGGCGAGCGCCAGCGCGCGCCGCATGGCGCGCTGCTCGGCATCGCTGGTCGTCATCACTGCCTCCGGTCCGTCGGGCGGACTCAAGGGGGCAGGAGACGGGGCGCACCCCGGGACGGGACGCGCGAGCCGTCAGCGTGCACTTCTCATCCGGACTTTGACCGTCGGTCCAGGAATTCCACCTGGTCAACCGACCACTGGATGTGGCCGGGTCGCGGACTGTGACCGCCGGTGCGGAGTTTCACCGCCCCCAGAGCACGCAAGCTCTTCGTGTGCGCAACTGTGCCACAGCGCCATCCATTCCCTCGCCGGTGTCCGGCTGTGGCGTGCGCAACAGTTCCGAGGGTGCGATCGGCGGTGCTTGTCGGCTCACACGTCGTCGAGGAAGCGGTCGAACACCCGGGCGCCGAACTCCAGCGACTCCACCGGCACCCGCTCGTCGACGCCGTGGAAGAGCGCGGTGAAGTCGAGGTCGGCCGGCAGCCGCAGGGGCGCGAACCCGTAGGAGCGCATGTCGAGCCTGCGGAAGTGCTTGGCGTCGGTGCCACCGCTCATGAGGTACGGCGCGACGAGAGCGTCGGGGTCCTCGGCCTGGAGGCTGCGGGTCATCGCCGCCACGAGGTCGCCGTCGTACGGCGTCTCCCACGGGTCCTGCTTGGACTCGAAGTCGAACTCGATGCCATCGCCGGCCAGCTCGTGGAGCGTCCGGAAGAACTCGTCCTCGTAGCCGGGCAGGAAGCGGCCGTCGACCGTCGCCGTCGCCTCGGTCGGGATGACGTTGGTCTTGTAGCCGGCCTGCAGCATCGTCGGGTTGGCGGTGTTGCGGATGACCGCGCCCAGCATGCGCGCGGCGTCGCCGAACTCCTCGACGAGCGCCTCGGCGTTGTCGGGCGTGGCCTCGGTGCCGGCCAGCTCGCCGACCGTGGCCAGCAGCACCTCCATCGTGGGCGTGAGCCGGACGGGCCAGGGGTGGGCACCGATCCGCGCGACTGCTCCGGCGAGCCGGGTGACGGCGTTGTCGTCGTTGATCATCGAGCCGTGCCCGGCGCGACCGCGGGCGGTCAGGCGCATCCACGCCATGCCCTTCTCGGCCGCCTCGATGAGGTAGACGCGGCGTCCGCGGATCGTCGCGGAGAAGCCGCCGACCTCGCCGACGGCCTCGGTGCAGTCGGCGAGGAGGTCGGGGTGCTCGTCGACCAGCACCTTGGCGCCGTGGCCGCCGCCGGCCTCCTCGTCGGCGGTGAAGCAGAGCACGACCTCGCGGTCGGGTGCGGCGCCGGCGGTCGCGCGGGCGCGCACGACGCTGAGGAGCATCGCGTCGAAGTCCTTCATGTCGACCGCACCGCGACCCCAGACGTGGCCGTCCTTGATCTCCCCGCTGAACGGGTCGACCTGCCAGTCGGACGCCTCGGCGGGTACGACGTCGAGGTGGCCGTGGAGCAGCAGCGGGGCGCGGCCGTCGCCGCCGCCCCACCGCGCGACGACGTTGGCCCGACCGGGCCGGCCCTCGATGACCTGGCTCTCGATCCCGACCTCGTCGAGCAGCCCGGCGACGTACTCGGCCGCCTTGCGCTCCCCCGGCCCGTCGTCGGTGCCGTAGTTGGAGGTGTCGATCCGGATGAGCTCCTGGCAGAGCTGGACGACCTCCCCGGCGGGGTCGTAGGAGCGGTCCTGCGACGGGTCCTGCGGCGCCTGTTCCATGTCGTCCATCCTGCCCCACGAGCGCGCACCAGCCCCGATTCGTCGGTCCGGAGGTGCTTTGCTACATTTCTCCAGCACTCGTCCGGGTGGCGGAATTGGCAGACGCGCTAGCTTGAGGTGCTAGTGCCCGTATTAGGGCGTGGGGGTTCAAGTCCCCCCTCGGACACAGGGAACGAACCCCAGGCCACAGGCCTGGGGTTCTTCGCTTTCCAGGTGCGTGCAACGTCGCGCCCGCCGCGCGCGTCACTACAGGTGAACGGCCGGACCGCGGCCGCACCACCTCGGGAGTCACCCATGCGCCGCAGCACCACCGTCCTGCTCTCCCTTCTCGCCCCGGCCCTCCTGGTCCCGGCGACCGTCCTCCCGGCGACGGCGTCGGCCCCCACCAGCGCGTCCGTGCGCACCGTGACCTACCCCGGGTCGGGCGCCGAGGTCACCCTCGACCACCTCGACCGCATCTCCGGCACCACGCCTGCCTTCCAGGACTTCGTCGAGCGACGGCTGACGAGGCTCTGGCAGGCCAACGACCCGCGCGAGAAGTGCCGGACCGCGGCGACGATGGTCGTGAAGACGTGGCGCTCGGACGGCTACGCGTTCATCAGCGACATGGGCAGCTTCGCGCCCTGCCCGGACGGCGGCTACGTGCAGATCGCCGTGCGCACCGACGGTCGCTGGCGGACCCCGACCCGGCTCGGGACCCAAGAGGTCTACGGGTGCCGGGTGCTCGAGCGCTTCGACGTGCCGGCCCCGATCGTGCCCTCCCGGAAGTGCTACGACGGCGACGCCGTCGTGTCCTACCCGCGCTGACCGGGGCCGAACACCCGCAGCTGCAGCATCAGCGAGAACCGCTGACCGGGGTCGGCGAGGTCGACCTCGGCGACCTCGGACGCCCGGCGGACCCGGTAGCGGAACGTGTTGGGGTGCACGAACATCGCCTCCGCGGCGGCGCTCACGTCACCGAAGGCGTCCAGCCAGGCCCGCAGGGTCTCGACGAGGTGGGTGGCGTGCTCGACGTCGTACGCCACGAGGCGCGCGAGGGCACCCCGGACCTCGTCACCGCGCTGGGCCGCCTGGTCACGGAGGTCGAGCACCATGGCCTCCGCCTGCAGCTCCTCGAGCCGCGCCACCCGCTGCGGGCCGCTGCCCTCGGCCAGCACCCTCAGCACCCGGTCGACGCTCACCCGGCTGCGGGCGATGCCCTGCAGGTCGGCGGCGATGGGCCCGACGGCAGCGAGCGGGTGGATGCGGTCGTCGACCCGGCTGACGAAGTCGTGGAGCAGGCGCACGGCCCGGGCCTCGGCCTCCTCCAATGGCTCGGTCGCGGCGAGCAGCGCATAGGTGGTGTCCCCGATGGTCGCGACGGCGGAGACCGGCTGCACGGCGGCGAGGTGCATCGCGAAGGCGTCGGTGAGTCGTTGGCGCTCCTGCGCCACGGACGCGTCCTCGCCGGCGGCGTCGCCGACCACCAGCACCGGCCGCAGGCCCAGGACGGTAAGGGGGCGCGCTGCGAGGCCGAGGCGCACGAGCGCGTCGTGGGCGTTGGCGCCACCGGCGAGCGCCGTGCTGAGCAGGTCGGCACGGATGCGTCGCGCGGCGTCGGACCCTGCCCGGTGACGGAGCATGTGCAGCGCGACGAGCTTGGCCGAGTCCTGCAGCGCCTCGAGGCGACCCGGGTCCAGCGGCTCGGCGACCGCCGCCCAGATCGAGCCCAGCACCTCGTCCCCGGCTCGTACGCCGATCGCCACCCGCGGCATCGTGAAGTGACCCTCGTCCGAGGGCAGCGGCTCGATGAAGACGGGTTCGTCGCTGCGGTTCAGGTCGCGGAAGACCCCGCGGTCCTGCAGGATCCGGGCGTAGCGCTCGGGCACCTGGCGACCCAGGATCGTCTCCACGCGCGACGGGTCGGCCTCGTCCTGGCGTCCGGAGAACGCGAGCACCCGTGAGCTGCGGTCCTCGATGGTGATCGGGGCCCCCATCAGCGCCGCGATGGCGTTGGCGACCGCGAACAGGTCCCCCGACGGCAGACCGCCCAGCGAGTCGGACGCCTGCTGGCCGCCCGACAGGTCGCCGGGCGTGAGCATCGAGCGGAGCATCTCGGTGAGCTGGGCCCAGGAGGCACCGCGCGACAAGCCCAGCACGCAGGTGCCGGTGTGCTCGACCCGCTCGAGGACCGGGCCGGCCAGCGGCACCGGTGCGCGGAGGACCACTCCGGCGACGTCGTGCCCGGCGACGCGGTCGAGGAGGTCGAGCACCTCCTCGTCCGACGTGACCCCGACCCCCAGCACGAGGGCGCGCGGCAGCAGGGTCGGCGGGTCGGCCCGGTCCCAGATGACCAGTCCGCGCACCTCGCCGGACTCCTCGGCCCGGCCGATCGCGAGCTCGAGGAAGGTCACCCCGAGGTCGTCGAGCACGCGGCGCAGGCTGAGCCGCGGTCGCGGCTGGTCGGGGTCCACCGGGTCACCGTAGGCAGGTGGTCGCGGGTTGGCCAGCGCTCACCCGGGGAACCACTCGCTCCACGTCGTCACGGCCTCCAGCCGGTCGGGGTCCGGGGTCACCCCGAGCCCGGGGCCCGTGGGCACTGCGAGGTGGCCCTGGTCGAGCACGAACGGCTCGGTGATGTCGGTGGCGAAGTAGCGGCCCGACGCGGAGGTGTCCCCCGGCAACGTGAAGCCGGGCAGCGCTGCGAGCGCGACGTTGGCCGCCCGCCCCAGCCCGGTCTCGAGCATCCCGCCGCACCACACCGGCACACCGGCGGCCGCGCACACGTCGTGGATCCGCCGCGCCTCGAGGTAGCCACCGACCCGTCCGGGCTTGACGTTGACGATGCGGCAGGCCCCGAGCCGGATCGCCGCCGCCGCGTCGCGGGCGGAGGTGATCGACTCGTCCAGGCACACGGGGGTGCGGATCAGCCGGGCGAGGTCGACGTGGCCGAGCAGGTCCTCCTCGTCCAGGGGCTGCTCGATGAGCAGGAGGTCGAACGGGTCGAGCCGGGCCAGGTGCGGCGCGTCGCCCAAGGTGTACGCCGTGTTGGCGTCCACCTGGAGCAGCACGTCGTCACCGAACCGCTCGCGCACGGCGCGCACGGGCTCGACGTCCCAGCCGGGCTCGATCTTGAGCTTGATCCGCAGGTAGCCCTCGGCGAGGTAGCCGTCCACGGCGTCGAGGAGCTCGGGCACCGAGTCCATGATCCCCACCGAGACGCCGCACGGGACCCGGTCGTGCACCGCGCCGAGCTCGCGGCCGAACGAGCGTCCCTCGCCGCGCAGCTCCGCGTCGAGGACGCCCGTCTCCAGCGCTGCCTTGGCCATCCGGTGCCCCTTGACCGGCTCCAGCCGGGGTGCGACCTCGTGCGCGGCGAGCGGCTCGCCCGTGAGCAGCCGGGGCAGCAGGTAGCGACGCATCACGTCCACCGCTCCGTCGACGTACTCGCTGGAGTAGAGCGGCGCGGACATGGCCACGCACTCCCCCCATCCCTCCGCGTCCTCCGCCACCACGCGCACGAGCAGCACGTCGCGGGCGGTCTCGGTCCCGAACGACGTGCGGAACGGCGCCACCAGTGGCATCGCGATGCGGCGGAGCTCGACTCCGGTGACCTTCATGGGTTCCTCCTGACGACGTAGCACCCGGACCGGTCGAACCCCTCGACCCGGTGTCCGGCCTGCACCAGCTCTCCCAGCACCTCGCGCACCTCCTCGCGCCACAGCCGCGCCGCGGCCGGGTCGCTGCCGCGCAGCCCCTCGATGTCGGGTGGCACCCGCACGAGCGCGACCGGTGCCTCCGCCCGAGTCCGCGCCGGCGCGCGCACGGGGCGCCCGCCGGAGTCCACGTCGAGCACCACGACGGCCCCGAGCGCGGCCTCGCGGGCGGCGTCGGCGGGGCTCACCTGTCCCACGCACGCCGCTGCCGCGGCTGGA is drawn from Nocardioides oleivorans and contains these coding sequences:
- the ribD gene encoding bifunctional diaminohydroxyphosphoribosylaminopyrimidine deaminase/5-amino-6-(5-phosphoribosylamino)uracil reductase RibD, translated to MTTSDAEQRAMRRALALAVTPGVPLGPNPRVGCVLLAPDGTTIAEGFHRGAGTPHAEAAALAEAGDAARGATAVVTLEPCNHTGRTGPCSEALVAAGVRRVVFAQPDANPVAVGGAGRLREAGVEVVGGEQVEDAQAINRAWTFAIVHRRPFVTWKFATTLDGRSAAADGTSRWVSSRAARLDTHRLRGLCDTMLVGTGTVEVDDPELTVRDEVDEPVAIQPLRAVMGLRDLDPGRRILDARAETVHLRTRDPEEALARLHGLGRQHVFLEGGPTLARAFLAAGLVDEVVTYVAPMLLGAGRNAVADLGIATIADALHLHVSDVAVLQGHDGEDTNVRLTMRPPIPQRRSA
- a CDS encoding M20/M25/M40 family metallo-hydrolase; translation: MEQAPQDPSQDRSYDPAGEVVQLCQELIRIDTSNYGTDDGPGERKAAEYVAGLLDEVGIESQVIEGRPGRANVVARWGGGDGRAPLLLHGHLDVVPAEASDWQVDPFSGEIKDGHVWGRGAVDMKDFDAMLLSVVRARATAGAAPDREVVLCFTADEEAGGGHGAKVLVDEHPDLLADCTEAVGEVGGFSATIRGRRVYLIEAAEKGMAWMRLTARGRAGHGSMINDDNAVTRLAGAVARIGAHPWPVRLTPTMEVLLATVGELAGTEATPDNAEALVEEFGDAARMLGAVIRNTANPTMLQAGYKTNVIPTEATATVDGRFLPGYEDEFFRTLHELAGDGIEFDFESKQDPWETPYDGDLVAAMTRSLQAEDPDALVAPYLMSGGTDAKHFRRLDMRSYGFAPLRLPADLDFTALFHGVDERVPVESLEFGARVFDRFLDDV
- a CDS encoding PucR family transcriptional regulator, whose amino-acid sequence is MDPDQPRPRLSLRRVLDDLGVTFLELAIGRAEESGEVRGLVIWDRADPPTLLPRALVLGVGVTSDEEVLDLLDRVAGHDVAGVVLRAPVPLAGPVLERVEHTGTCVLGLSRGASWAQLTEMLRSMLTPGDLSGGQQASDSLGGLPSGDLFAVANAIAALMGAPITIEDRSSRVLAFSGRQDEADPSRVETILGRQVPERYARILQDRGVFRDLNRSDEPVFIEPLPSDEGHFTMPRVAIGVRAGDEVLGSIWAAVAEPLDPGRLEALQDSAKLVALHMLRHRAGSDAARRIRADLLSTALAGGANAHDALVRLGLAARPLTVLGLRPVLVVGDAAGEDASVAQERQRLTDAFAMHLAAVQPVSAVATIGDTTYALLAATEPLEEAEARAVRLLHDFVSRVDDRIHPLAAVGPIAADLQGIARSRVSVDRVLRVLAEGSGPQRVARLEELQAEAMVLDLRDQAAQRGDEVRGALARLVAYDVEHATHLVETLRAWLDAFGDVSAAAEAMFVHPNTFRYRVRRASEVAEVDLADPGQRFSLMLQLRVFGPGQRG
- the menC gene encoding o-succinylbenzoate synthase, translated to MKVTGVELRRIAMPLVAPFRTSFGTETARDVLLVRVVAEDAEGWGECVAMSAPLYSSEYVDGAVDVMRRYLLPRLLTGEPLAAHEVAPRLEPVKGHRMAKAALETGVLDAELRGEGRSFGRELGAVHDRVPCGVSVGIMDSVPELLDAVDGYLAEGYLRIKLKIEPGWDVEPVRAVRERFGDDVLLQVDANTAYTLGDAPHLARLDPFDLLLIEQPLDEEDLLGHVDLARLIRTPVCLDESITSARDAAAAIRLGACRIVNVKPGRVGGYLEARRIHDVCAAAGVPVWCGGMLETGLGRAANVALAALPGFTLPGDTSASGRYFATDITEPFVLDQGHLAVPTGPGLGVTPDPDRLEAVTTWSEWFPG